Proteins encoded together in one Musa acuminata AAA Group cultivar baxijiao chromosome BXJ3-6, Cavendish_Baxijiao_AAA, whole genome shotgun sequence window:
- the LOC135640798 gene encoding histone-lysine N-methyltransferase ATXR7-like, whose amino-acid sequence MPQICISPPPPRGNSRLRFSPTDPVECEELVPERVCINCCSSDTRPCSTDSYGFINYTSLMKKMKLSGLHLSQEEAKNCMGDISDYFSRGHAEGHSSCWYSDKDNWLSCCCDPVEVGSYAAMEGSSQSLVNSSEISLPHGTSHTPPQNGACGGYAQFSVIGWMYVNENGNMCGPYSQGQLIEGLSSGFLPEELPIYPVVNGSVMNAVALKYLKQFSSPIYSASRVAGAASSQTSELARRNSLPYEVDESVSYSSLYSTQPSEAQLTISYGAQSSEQGLTNTGMIKCTSSVLLRSLSSEESCWMFEDQEGRKHGAHSFAELYYWHHNSYLDDSLMIYHVDNKIGPFTLASLVEEWSRISNQNVSETDIKSEDTDRDLNSSFTRLMSNISEEVSIQLQSVIMKAARRALLDEIFSSIIPEFISSKKAQKYVRPELTHQGTKTYGSSKGKVEVAVSHEVTVSQQTCSEHSSSYDNFPELLLALCKFLYYDSMKALWDTVLCDPVAEYCGAWLKRRRWSAFPCSPVIADCERQDLPKMDVMQKNNDNVVLQREQLRNDMDFPPGFGPGKGPAHTSAHSPLIAEAGCLMDEEVDIAKDAACDATLPGDLIYTQQSLENDLYVSAKTSLFPFFEDVIKEELTNLFCLEAEYKKDDEIFNVTERHDQSVSSSLDLTADVAIELPESAIPSTYCINNAIEQLGFPISSASCDDNDDTITDEPPPPGLDDCSSMILPRQAKFQPAKMMGHIPLIDKYVTMAVFRQKLHDQVLKMWKSSYFNDALHKCFLSCGALRKLTLDATDVDSKRGCQKDMLKDGAYRSTDASLVTGKYTYYRKRRFGKKISDLPLDCSENSGLSKQDVDTLQGQRMLDSKPKSAVKRTLLDVSSQELKSYRTENLLNRPSMQASNKTESPDACSLSRKRRRLRKAYEIHKEASTIPCNAELLSPNDIDPLMDDSWDKVKVVSTVGIKYQASDQKELSDPCGVLRKRHKLRKKSNGNHGEASTLLCNAELESPVIDSIVDDSCDTVEVVSTIDIKHKLEAVLVQQQNSNEKVDDNNDCGLRVQEASNKLFTSKDISKSRRFSRLKRKAELNQLTHPKISKLSSMSSKKSKHKRPTKHKVKPTFPCPISDGCARSSINGWEWHKWSKTALPSERARVRGIRVHTYSLGFQPNASQNSNPKGPSARTNRVKLRNLLAAAEGAELLKVNQLKARKKRLRFQRSKIHDWGLVALEPIDAEDFVIEYVGELIRRRISDVRERQYEKMGIGSSYLFRLDDDYVVDATKRGGLARFINHSCEPNCYTKVITVEGQKKIFIYAKRHISAGEEITYNYKFPLEEQKIPCNCGSQRCRGSMN is encoded by the exons ATGCCGCAGATCTGCATCTCGCCGCCCCCGCCCCGCGGGAACTCGCGGCTTCGCTTCTCGCCCACAGATCCG GTGGAGTGCGAGGAACTTGTACCAGAGAGAGTCTGCATAAATTGCTGCAGCAGTGACACCAGGCCTTGTTCGACAGATTCTTACGGTTTTATTAATTATACTTCATTGATGAAAAAGATGAAGTTGTCTGGACTTCACTTATCTCaagaggaagcaaaaaattgtatGGGTGACATAAGTGATTATTTTTCTCGAGGTCATGCTGAAGGCCACTCGTCTTGTTG GTATTCAGACAAGGATAACTGGTTATCCTGTTGCTGTGATCCTGTGGAAGTAGGCTCATATGCTGCCATGGAAGGAAGTTCTCAATCTTTGGTTAACAGCAGTGAGATCTCTTTACCACATGGCACTAGTCATACACCTCCTCAGAACGGTGCTTGTGGTGGATATGCTCAATTTTCTGTCATTGGATGGATGTATGTTAATGAAAATGGCAACATGTGTGGACCATACAGTCAAGGACAACTTATTGAGGGCTTATCCTCAGGGTTCTTGCCTGAAGAACTTCCCATATATCCTGTTGTTAATGGAAGTGTTATGAATGCAGTTGCCCTGAAGTATTTAAAGCAGTTTTCAAgcccaatatattcagcttcaagaGTTGCTGGTGCAGCATCAAGTCAAACTTCTGAGCTGGCACGCCGTAATTCTTTGCCATATGAAGTAGATGAGTCTGTAAGCTATTCCTCATTGTACTCAACTCAACCATCAGAGGCACAGTTGACTATTTCATATGGAGCTCAAAGTTCTGAACAGGGACTAACCAATACGGGCATGATCAAATGTACTTCATCGGTGCTTCTAAGG TCACTCTCAAGTGAAGAGAGCTGCTGGATGTTCGAGGATCAGGAGGGTAGAAAACATGGAGCACATTCATTTGCAGAATTGTATTATTGGCATCACAACAGTTATCTTGATGATTCTTTAATG ATATACCATGTGGATAATAAAATTGGGCCATTTACTCTTGCATCTTTAGTTGAAGAATGGAGCAGAATTTCCAACCAGAACGTATCTGAAACTGATATTAAGAGCGAAGATACTGACAGGGATTTGAACAGTTCTTTTACCAGACTCATGTCTAATATATCAGAAGAAGTCTCAATTCAGTTGCAGTCTGTCATAATGAAAGCAGCTCGACGGGCTCTATTGGATGAAATCTTTAGCAGCATCATACCAGAGTTTATTTCATCAAAGAAAGCTCAGAAATATGTCAGGCCAGAATTAACACATCAGGGTACTAAAACATATGGTTCATCTAAAGGGAAG GTAGAAGTTGCTGTTTCACATGAGGTAACTGTGTCTCAGCAAACATGTTCAGAACATTCCAGCAGCTATGATAACTTTCCAGAATTATTGCTAGCACTTTGCAAATTCTTGTACTATGATAGTATGAAAGCTTTGTGGGACACCGTTCTTTGTGATCCTGTAGCAGAATACTGTGGTGCATGGCTTAAAAGAAGGCGTTGGTCTGCATTTCCATGTTCACCTGTTATTGCTGATTGTGAGAGGCAGGATCTGCCCAAGATGGATGTTATGCAAAAGAATAATGATAAT GTAGTCTTGCAACGAGAGCAACTAAGAAATGACATGGATTTTCCCCCTGGATTTGGACCTGGCAAGGGACCTGCACATACTTCTGCTCATTCACCTTTGATTGCAGAAGCTGGTTGTCTAATGGATGAGGAGGTGGATATAGCAAAAGATGCTGCTTGTGATGCCACTTTACCTGGAGATCTAATATATACACAACAAAGTTTAGAGAATGACTTATATGTGTCGGCCAAGACATCTTTGTTCCCTTTTTTTGAGGATGTCATAAAAGAGGAGTTAACAAACTTGTTTTGCTTGGAAGCAGAGTATAAAAAGGATGAT GAAATCTTTAATGTGACAGAACGCCATGATCAATCTGTGTCTAGTTCACTTGATCTGACTGCTGATGTGGCGATAGAGCTCcctg AATCAGCAATTCCTTCTACGTACTGTATAAATAATGCTATTGAACAATTGGGCTTTCCAATTAGCTCTGCGTCttgtgatgataatgatgatactATTACTGATGAACCACCACCTCCTGGATTGGATGACTGTTCATCAATGATTCTTCCTCGACAAGCTAAATTTCAGCCTGCAAAGATGATGGGGCATATTCCTCTCATTGACAAGTATGTGACAATGGCAGTTTTCCGCCAAAAGTTGCACGATCAAGTTCTTAAAATGTGGAAGTCCTCTTACTTCAATGATGCTCTCCATAAATGTTTTCTTTCTTGTGGTGCTTTGAGAAAACTTACATTGGATGCTACTGATGTTGACAGTAAGAGAGGATGCCAGAAAGACATGCTCAAG GATGGGGCCTATCGGTCAACTGATGCATCTCTGGTAACCGGAAAATATACTTATTATCGGAAGAGAAGGTTTGGCAAGAAAATATCAGACCTGCCCTTAGATTGTTCAGAGAATTCTGGATTATCCAAGCAAGATGTGGACACCTTGCAAGGCCAGAGGATGCTTGACTCAAAACCAAAGTCAGCAGTAAAAAGGACACTACTTGATGTGAGTTCTCAAGAATTAAAAAGTTACAGGACTGAAAATCTGCTGAATAGGCCATCTATGCAGGCTAGTAACAAAACAGAATCACCTGATGCTTGTAGTTTATCAAGAAAAAGACGGAGATTGAGAAAGGCTTATGAGATTCATAAAGAAGCCTCCACAATTCCATGCAATGCTGAATTGCTTTCTCCAAATGATATAGATCCTCTTATGGATGATTCATGGGACAAGGTTAAAGTGGTATCTACTGTTGGTATCAAATACCAGGCTAGTGACCAAAAAGAATTATCTGATCCTTGTGGTGTATTAAGAAAAAGACATAAGTTGAGAAAGAAGAGTAATGGGAACCATGGAGAAGCATCCACACTTTTGTGCAATGCTGAATTGGAATCTCCTGTAATAGATTCTATTGTTGATGATTCATGTGATACAGTTGAAGTGGTTTCTACTATTGATATCAAACACAAGTTGGAAGCAGTTTTAGTTCAGCAACAAAATTCCAACGAGAAAGTTGATGACAATAATGATTGTGGTCTGAGGGTACAAGAAGCATCCAATAAATTGTTCACTTCTAAGGACatttcaaaat CAAGAAGATTTTCTCGACTGAAGAGAAAGGCTGAGTTGAATCAACTTACACATcctaaaatttcaaaattatcatCTATGAGTTCTAAGAAATCAAAGCATAAACGCCCTACAAAGCATAAGGTTAAACCAACGTTTCCATGTCCCATATCGGATGGGTGTGCTCGGTCTTCCATCAATGGCTGGGAATGGCATAAATGGTCAAAGACTGCACTACCCTCTGAGAGGGCTCGCGTAAGAGGCATTCGGGTCCATACATACTCATTAGGTTTTCAGCCTAATGCttcccaaaattcaaatcctaagGGCCCTTCTGCAAGAACAAATAGGGTTAAGCTCCGCAACCTTCTTGCTGCTGCTGAAGGTGCTGAGCTATTGAAAGTCAATCAGTTGAAG GCAAGGAAAAAACGGCTTCGTTTCCAAAGGAGCAAGATACATGATTGGGGTCTGGTTGCACTCGAGCCAATTGATGCAGAAGATTTTGTGATTGAATATGTGGGCGAATTGATCCGTCGGCGG ATATCTGATGTACGTGAGCGCCAGTATGAAAAGATGGGAATTGGCAGCAGTTATCTATTTAGATTAGATGACGATTATGTG GTCGATGCTACCAAACGAGGTGGATTAGCAAGGTTTATTAATCATTCTTGTGAG CCAAACTGTTATACAAAGGTGATTACTGTTGAGGGTCAAAAGAAGATCTTTATCTATGCCAAGAGACATATATCTGCTGGTGAAGAAATTACTTACAATTAcaaatttcctcttgaagaacaaaAGATCCCATGTAATTGTGGTTCTCAAAG GTGCCGGGGATCCATGAACTGA
- the LOC135641653 gene encoding NAC domain-containing protein 17-like, whose amino-acid sequence MGDDRFSLGESRWWPPGFRFHPTDEELVLYYLKRKFCGRRVKHPVIGEVDVYKWEPWELPEKSVLKSGDKQWYFFSPRDRKYPNGSRSNRATEFGYWKATGKDRTISQNSKATGNKKTLVYYHGRAPKGERTDWVMHEYTLDDQVLLSYDNVQDSYALYKVFMKSGPGPKNGEQYGAPFREEEWVDEAADESFKSQDNIELSRNQENIEAPITKPLHHLTSSGVMHDAGNTLPINELEDLLLKLPEEQDMVGQFSEHSAYISEVDVETEAGKHNFSPPSTETTTSFEDDSTRCELSILEASFQVAEPHSCFVQPVENPEMTSLTYNSHQSPEETHGEFLEIKDFNEPESVIWSGNNSSNGDQTDGSDGFYDSYDYFDDPLSFYNDFEPLGFPAQNSYLDSFGDDGVLNESYHVLTNLWEHNLVSGFSNADTNRIFMASPASGVPYASASSNIEKPEEQGTHVRGTSESWLSSALSNLLDSVPSSPALASENTFINRALERVSSFRSGQVGVHGPNTTTGEHAATSIRRGDHRNEGVLFISLLVGLGAVFWVLTVGATITVFKGFLARFNSP is encoded by the exons ATGGGCGACGATCGCTTCTCGCTGGGTGAGTCCAGGTGGTGGCCGCCGGGGTTCCGGTTCCACCCCACCGACGAGGAGCTCGTCCTCTACTACCTCAAGCGCAAGTTCTGCGGACGCCGCGTCAAGCACCCCGTCATCGGCGAAGTCGACGTCTACAAGTGGGAGCCCTGGGAACTCCCTG AGAAATCAGTGTTGAAGAGTGGCGATAAGcagtggtacttcttcagcccTAGGGATAGGAAGTATCCTAatggatcgagatccaatcgggCTACCGAGTTCGGTTACTGGAAGGCTACGGGGAAGGACCGGACCATCTCTCAGAACTCCAAGGCCACGGGCAACAAGAAGACGCTCGTCTACTACCATGGGCGCGCCCCCAAGGGGGAACGCACCGATTGGGTGATGCATGAATACACTTTGGATGACCAGGTGCTATTGAGCTACGACAATGTGCAG GATTCTTATGCTCTCTATAAGGTCTTCATGAAGAGTGGACCTGGTCCTAAGAATGGGGAGCAGTATGGAGCGCCCTTTAGAGAAGAAGAGTGGGTTGATGAAGCAGCAGACGAGAGCTTCAAGAGCCAGGACAACATTGAATTGTCAAGGAATCAGGAAAACATCGAAGCACCAATTACTAAGCCTCTTCATCATCTTACCTCGTCTGGCGTGATGCATGATGCTGGGAACACTCTTCCGATAAACGAGCTAGAGGATCTTTTGCTAAAATTGCCTGAGGAGCAAGACATGGTTGGCCAGTTCTCGGAACATTCTGCATATATTTCAGAG GTTGATGTTGAAACAGAAGCTGGAAAGCATAATTTCAGCCCACCCTCAACTGAAACTACTACTTCTTTTGAGGACGATAGCACTCGGTGTGAGTTGAGCATTTTGGAGGCAAGCTTTCAAGTTGCAGAACCACATTCTTGCTTCGTGCAGCCTGTTGAGAATCCTGAGATGACTTCATTAACCTATAACTCCCATCAGAGTCCAGAGGAGACTCATGGGGAGTTTCTTGAaatcaaagatttcaatgaaccaGAATCTGTCATATGGAGTGGGAACAATTCAAGTAACGGAGACCAGACTGATGGATCTGATGGATTTTATGATTCTTACGATTATTTCGACGACCCTTTGTCTTTCTATAATGATTTTGAGCCTCTGGGCTTTCCAGCACAGAACTCATATCTTGATAGCTTTGGTGATGATGGGGTGCTAAATGAGTCCTATCATGTCTTGACTAATCTTTGGGAACATAATCTGGTCTCTGGTTTCTCAAATGCAGATACAAATCGGATCTTCATGGCATCACCAGCGTCAG GTGTCCCATATGCTTCTGCATCATCCAATATCGAGAAGCCTGAAGAGCAAGGCACTCATGTTAGAGGCACCTCAGAATCATGGCTCAGTTCTGCACTCTCAAACTTGTTAGATTCTGTACCAAGCAGTCCTGCACTAGCTTCAGAAAATACCTTCATCAACAGGGCACTTGAACGTGTTTCGAGTTTTAGATCAGGGCAGGTTGGAGTTCACGGTCCAAACACCACTACAGGTGAACACGCTGCCACATCTATAAGAAGGGGAGACCACCGCAATGAAGGGGTTCTTTTCATTTCACTCCTGGTTGGGCTGGGTGCCGTGTTCTGGGTCTTGACTGTTGGGGCTACAATAACAGTTTTCAAGGGTTTCCTGGCCAGATTCAATTCCCCTTGA